One Pseudonocardia abyssalis DNA segment encodes these proteins:
- a CDS encoding zinc-binding dehydrogenase, with amino-acid sequence MFAVYAAEPNADAPLSSLTVGERPEPEAPEGWVAVRVKAASLNMHDIWTLRGVGIKPEQFPMILGCDGAGTLPDGSEVVLHSVIGDPAWSGDETLDPKRTLLTEKHQGSFADTVIVPARNAVPKPEGLSLVQAACMGTAWLTAYRMIFTKSGLRPGQRMLVQGASGGVSTALVQLGRAAGMEVWVTGRTEEKRAVAERLGAHAVFPSGERLPGKVDAVFETVGEATWSHSMRALKPGGIIVISGSTSGPNPPADLQRLFFLQLRVVGSTMGTREELADMLSFIANAGISPEIGLELPMEKAADGFQAMLDGSTSGKIVFTR; translated from the coding sequence ATGTTCGCCGTCTACGCAGCAGAGCCCAATGCCGACGCTCCGCTCTCCTCGCTCACCGTGGGTGAGCGTCCGGAGCCCGAGGCCCCCGAGGGCTGGGTCGCGGTCCGCGTCAAGGCCGCCAGCCTCAACATGCACGACATCTGGACGCTGCGCGGCGTCGGGATCAAGCCCGAGCAGTTCCCGATGATCCTCGGCTGCGACGGGGCGGGCACGCTGCCCGACGGCAGCGAGGTCGTCCTGCACTCCGTGATCGGCGACCCGGCCTGGTCCGGTGACGAGACGCTCGACCCGAAGCGCACCCTGCTCACCGAGAAGCACCAGGGCAGCTTCGCCGACACCGTGATCGTCCCCGCCCGCAACGCCGTCCCGAAGCCCGAGGGCCTCTCGCTCGTGCAGGCCGCCTGCATGGGCACCGCGTGGCTCACCGCGTACCGCATGATCTTCACCAAGTCCGGTCTGCGTCCCGGGCAGCGGATGCTGGTGCAGGGGGCCTCCGGCGGGGTGTCCACCGCCCTGGTCCAGCTCGGCCGCGCGGCCGGGATGGAGGTCTGGGTGACCGGACGCACGGAGGAGAAGCGGGCGGTCGCCGAGCGGCTCGGCGCGCACGCGGTGTTCCCGTCCGGCGAGCGCCTGCCCGGCAAGGTCGACGCCGTCTTCGAGACCGTCGGCGAGGCCACCTGGTCGCACTCGATGCGCGCCCTCAAGCCCGGCGGCATCATCGTGATCTCCGGCTCCACCAGTGGCCCCAACCCCCCCGCCGACCTGCAGCGACTGTTCTTCCTGCAGCTGCGCGTCGTCGGATCGACGATGGGCACGCGCGAGGAACTGGCCGACATGCTGTCGTTCATCGCGAACGCCGGGATCAGCCCGGAGATCGGCCTGGAGCTGCCGATGGAGAAGGCCGCGGACGGCTTCCAGGCGATGCTCGACGGGTCCACGTCCGGCAAGATCGTGTTCACGCGCTGA
- a CDS encoding MarR family winged helix-turn-helix transcriptional regulator → MDRLDRAVATALSPATSAEGVSRDGWRVLLMLARGGGRSMGEIASHTALPAPTATRVVDRLVAGQLAFRRTDPIDRRRVLVHLAGDGRAVVERVCGRVERGAGDALGASHTPERAQLAELLEALATQPLAIQRPA, encoded by the coding sequence TTGGACCGGTTGGACCGTGCGGTCGCCACCGCGCTGTCCCCGGCCACGTCGGCGGAAGGGGTCAGCCGCGACGGCTGGCGGGTGCTCCTCATGCTCGCCCGCGGCGGCGGCCGGAGCATGGGCGAGATCGCCTCGCACACCGCGCTCCCGGCCCCCACGGCCACCCGTGTCGTCGACCGGCTGGTCGCCGGTCAGCTCGCGTTCCGCCGCACCGACCCGATCGACCGCCGCCGCGTGCTCGTCCATCTGGCGGGCGACGGGCGCGCGGTGGTCGAGCGGGTCTGCGGCCGGGTCGAACGCGGTGCGGGCGACGCGCTGGGGGCCTCCCACACCCCCGAGCGCGCCCAGCTCGCCGAACTCCTCGAAGCCCTCGCCACCCAGCCGCTGGCCATCCAGCGCCCCGCCTGA